The genome window aatttttcatTACACAAATCTCAGTTTATATTTAGTCAAAGGTCGACTACTCTAATTTTACCTTTAGAccctaatttttaaaattccaggcaaatttatgtaataaaagaTTTTCTTGACATTGCCAACTCAAAGGcttgttttgaaattatgtttacCTTAAGCTAAGGATTTCCTAACAGCAGCCCGGACCCTGAGATCCTCCTGAGCCACCTGCACCAGGCAGTGAAGGGTTAGTAGGAGAATGTTGGGGTCCAATTTTGATTCCATTTGCCTTTAAAATTTCCCTCATAACACAaacaacaaaagaaaataagcAACTTTACCTCATTGTTGATATCAAAAACACCCTCCTgaattttctcataaatctCTTTGGCAGTATTAATGAAAGCCTCCTCGACATTAGCAGCAGTTTTCGCTGAGGTTTCCATAAAAACTAGACCATGCTCTCTTGCAAAAGCTTCACCCTCCTCCTTTTTGACCTCTCTTCTCGACTCAAGATCACTAGATAATACATCTTGTCTACCACTATTACTACAGTAAAACTCAAGTTCACCTCTTGTTGCCAATCAACATGATAACCATGTTAGAATTTGAATGTTGCCTTGCATCATCTAACCATGTAGTCAGATGATTGAAAGTCTCCCTTCGAGTGATATCATAGACTAACAGAGCTCCAGCTGCTCCTCGATAATATGATCTTGTGATAGaccttcataaaaatattttaaatttaacattatttgtttaaaaatttctttaaaaatgcacCGAAAAGCTTCTTGGCCTGCAGTGTCCCAGATCTGAAGTTTAATTTGTTTGCTATCAATTGTGATCATTCGAGCTCCAAATTCTACTCCAATAGTCAAGTCATGAACTGGTTGAAATCTCTTGTCGGTGAATTGGAGAAGGAGACATGATTTACCCACacctgaaaattttcttttgtaaacTTTTGTTGTAATAGGGGAATAGGTGCCATATTAGAGTAAACAATTTAATCAGCAGCAATGGTGTAGGTGTGACAGAACAgccataaaaaatatccaatacCTACATGGGGGTAATGGATAGCTAATAAACCATACATTTTGacaattgattttaaatcaatCAGAAGAACCAGCTGATAAGATGAAGATATGAGTGTTGACTCACTATAGTGTGTGTAAATATGAATTAGAAATAAACACGCTCAGAGAGATGAAAACTGGGGAATAAAGGGGTGAGCTTTCCACACCCACACATAATTTATTTGGGGGTATCTCACAGTTCAAAAtcgtaaattaaaaaccttaaaatcttcatcaaagtTTATAAGGCAGAAGAGCGTGAAGTTCATCTAATCGTGACGCATAATCAGGTCGAAAAGTTCttgaacaataaattaattctttgttTGGCCATATCACCACTGCACTATTGCTAGGAAAAGCCATTTATTGGGGGAAAtaacaacatatttttacaatttcggCGACTAAACTAAATAGATTAGTGTACTTACCAGTGTCCcctattataatatatttaaacaaataggcataagacatttttttccacaaattaaaggtttattctgtaaatttcttcaattaaaaacaacttCGTAAAATAATAATCGTGACAGCTGTCGATATTTGACaacctaaaatgaaaaaactagAGAGGGTGAGAGAGATACAGACACAATAATAGGCGCATGTGTTCAAAGGAGAATTTGCGCATTATAAACGTAACAGTAAAATCGATAAATGTAATGTTGCCCTCTAGCGGTCATGCGAttgtatttgtaaataatgtaGACAACTAATGCAAAACAATtcaagaaaacgaaaaaaaagttaatgatGAGCAATAGtcaatttattacaatttattacaatttattcTTGCAGCATTCAAAACGTTGCATTTTGGCGTCTTTGGTTGATACCGTTAGTTTAATATCACCAGAGACCCTGTTATTCATCAACTTATTAAGCCCTGAGACATAAACAGAAATGTAAATATGCTCAATTTACAATATATCACTCgcaatttacacattttttatacttGTAATTCTCTGAATGGAAAATCAACGACTTGCATTTTATGGATAATTGAAAGATTACCTGGAGCACCTTCTATATTCAGAGGCTCTAGTAAATCCGGATGTCTCAAAAACTCTCCTACGGATGACACAGTTGTCAGTGTCTAGTTGTCAATTGATTGTAAAATGGCGGAAGATGCCGTCCCAGTGTCGCAATCACAAACAAaacccataaaaataaaaaaatggaaaatccaGGAAGGAACCACAGTTTCCGTGGGAAGAGTGATCCTCATGTACGAGTTTGCGGATGACGAAAATCCTGAACAAAGGAAATTAAAGTCGAAACGGGCCGGTATTATCGATAAGATTTTGGCGGAAGAAGGCACAGTTGTGCAACCTGGGTAATTCTtgtcatttttgaattattagcCGGCAATTATTAGATCCTTTCTCTCATTTATAGGCAATCACTGTATGAAATTAAGGCATGTAGTCATCCCACAATTATGAATGATATGTGTGCCGAATGTGGGGCTGATTTACAAAAGGATGATACTTTAAAAGGCACTGCCTCAGTGCCAATGATTCATGCCATTCCAGACTTAAAAGTTAGTGAAGAAGTAGGTACCTTAATGTGCATATTTTTGTCTCATTGATGACTTTAATTCCATATAATTTAGCTAGCACAAAAATTAGGTCAGGCAGATAGTGAGCGACTACTTAAAGATAGGAAATTAGTACTTTTAGTGGACCTGGATCAAACTTTGATCCATACTACAAATGATAACATTCCTCCAAATATTAAGGATGTTTATCATTTTCAGTTGTATGGGCCTAAATCTCCCTGGTATCATACCAGGTATGCCACACACGTTTATGTACTGATTCAGTtcccaataaatttttgttttgtctaGACTAAGACCAGGCACCCACAAATTCCTAGAATCAATATGCCAATATTATGAGCTTCACATTTGCACTTTTGGTGCTAGAAATTATGCCCATATGATAGCCATGTTTCTAGACCCTGATCAAAAGTTCTTTTCCAATAGAATTTTAAGTCGGGATGAATGTTTTGTACCGACAAGTAAAAAGGCTAATTTAAGGTGATTTTTATTCAGTCTGAATAAGAATTGAAGTAATGGAACTAAAATTCCAGGGCATTATTTCCTTGTGGAGACGATCTGGTTTGCATCATAGATGACCGAGAAGATGTTTGGTCTCATGCTACAAACCTCATCCACGTTAAGCCTTATCATTTCTTCCAACACACAGGCGACATTAATGC of Euwallacea similis isolate ESF13 chromosome 3, ESF131.1, whole genome shotgun sequence contains these proteins:
- the LOC136419888 gene encoding ras-related protein Rab-2 is translated as MSYAYLFKYIIIGDTGVGKSCLLLQFTDKRFQPVHDLTIGVEFGARMITIDSKQIKLQIWDTAGQEAFRSITRSYYRGAAGALLVYDITRRETFNHLTTWLDDARQHSNSNMVIMLIGNKSDLESRREVKKEEGEAFAREHGLVFMETSAKTAANVEEAFINTAKEIYEKIQEGVFDINNEANGIKIGPQHSPTNPSLPGAGGSGGSQGPGCC